DNA sequence from the Gammaproteobacteria bacterium genome:
ACTGATGGAACGCATGCGTCAGCATGCCGAACGCTTCGAGACCGATGTCGTAAATGACCACATCCTCGAAGTGGATTTGTCGCAGCGGCCGTTCCGGCTCACGGGAGAAACCGCCGGTTACACCTGCGACGCGCTGGTAATCGCTACCGGTGCAACAGCACGGTACCTGGGACTGGAGTCGGAGGAACGCTACAAGGGCAAGGGTGTTTCTGCCTGCGCCACCTGCGACGGCTTCTTTTTTCGTGACCAGCCCGTGGCTGTGGTTGGCGGTGGTAACACCGCAGCTGAAGAGGCGCTTTACCTGTCAAACATTTGCTCGCATGTCACGCTGGTACACAGGCGTGACGAACTGCGGGCCGAAAAAATCCTGCAAAAGCACCTGTTCGAGCGTGCGGAAACCGGCAAGCTGTCATTTGTCTGGGATCACGTGGTCGATGAGGTGCTCGGTGATGACAACGGTGTAAACGGACTGCGTCTGACCAGCACGAAAGACCCGGCCGCGAAACAGGATCTCGACGTGACGGGCGTATTCATCGCCATCGGCCACAAGCCCAATACGGGTTTGTTCGAGGGGCAGCTGGAAATGGCCAAAGGCTATATCATCGTTAATGCCGGGCGGCACGGGAACGCAACTGCCACCAGCGTGCCCGGCGTTTTTGCTGCCGGCGACGTCGGCGACTATGTCTACCGCCAGGCGGTCACATCGGCGGGCTCCGGATGCATGGCGGCACTGGACGCTGAAAAATTTCTCGACGAGAACTCGTAGCCGGTAGTTCGATTTGTCAGCTGCAGACGCATACCGCGTCGAGGTTGCCGGCGACATAGCCAGCATCGATGCGGTTCAGTGGGACAGGCTGCTGCCGGACGAGCAGCCATTCATCAGCCACGCTTTTCTCAGCCTGCTGGAACAGCACAACTGTGTCGGTTCAGAGGCGGGCTGGTTACCGCAGCACCTGGTGGCCCGCGATCGCGACAATTCCATCGTGGCTGCAATGCCGCTTTATGCGAAAGACCATTCCTGGGGCGAATTCGTTTTCGATTTCGCCTGGGCCCAGGCCTATTCCCAGGCGGGACTCGAGTACTACCCCAAGCTGGTAAGCATGGCGCCCTTCACACCGGTCAGCGGTGCCCGCCTGCTCGCAGCCCCCGGTCATGAAAAAGCCGGCACGGCTATGCTCAGGTTTGCACGTGACCTGGCAAAAGATTCAGGCGCGTCTTCCATTCACGTGCTCTACCCGCTGGCAACCGAACTTCCGGCACTGGAAGACGAGGCGATGATGCTGCGTGAGGATGTGCGCTTCATGTGGCAAAACCACGGCTACCGGGACTTTGACGATTTTCTTGCGACGTTCTCGGCCAGCAAACGCAAGAAATTGCGACGCGAGCGACGCCGTATAAAGGAACAGGGTATTGGCGTGACCACGGTGCCGGCGGCAAGCCTGTCGCCCGGCGAATGGCAGGCTGTTTACGATCTGTGTAGCGCTACGTTCTACCGGCGCGGCCATGCACCCTATCTGTCGCTGGAGTTTTTTTGCGAGCTGGCTGGACAGCTGCAGGAACAAATGCTGGTCAACCTGGCGCGGATAAACGAACAGCTCGTTGGTGCCGCAATTTTGTTCCGCGACAACAACACCCTTTACGGGCGCTACTGGGGCGGAATCGAAGGCCTGGATTGCCTGCATTTCGAAACCTGTTACTACCGCGGTATCGACTATTGCATCGAGCACCAGCTGCAAAACTTCGATCCTGGCACCCAGGGTGAGCACAAGCTGCGCCGCGGCTTTGCCCCCACCACCACCTGGTCGGCACACTGGATTGCCGACCCACGCTTTGCGCTGGCAATCGCCAACTATCTGCGACAGGAGCGCGAGCACGTAGCCCGCTATGCGGCGGAGCTGCAGCAGCACCTGCCATTCAGGCGCGACATATGAAACTCACCTGGCTGGCAGAAAACTCCCCGGCGAATGCTTTTCCCGATATCAGCCAGGCCCTGCAAGAGCCTAACGGCCTGCTCGCCGCCGGCGGCGACCTGTCGACTGCCCGGCTGGTTGCAGCGTATCGCCGCGGCATCTTTCCCTGGTATGAGGACGGCCAGCCCATACTCTGGTGGTCACCGGAACCGCGCGCCGTACTATTCCCCGGCAACCTGCATGTGTCGCGCAGCCTGCGACGTACGTTGCGGCGAGAAAATTACACGACCAGTTTTGACAGAGACTTTGCCGGAGTCGTGGCCGGTTGCGCACGCGATCGCCCGGGACAGCGTGGCACGTGGATTACCCCGGCGATGGCCGAAGCCTATGTGGAATTACATCGCCAGGGCTACGCGCATTCGGTTGAAGTCTGGCGCGATGACAAACTGGCTGGCGGCATCTATGGCGTGAGTCTCGGACGGGTTTTTTATGGCGAATCCATGTTCAGCCGACACACCGACGCTTCAAAAATTGCCTTGCTCGGACTGGTCCGGCGACTGCAGGCATGGAACTTTGAGCTGATAGATTGTCAGATACCCTCGGCGCACCTGATGTCACTGGGTGCGGAGCTGATTCCACGCGAACGGTTTCTTGCAATGAACAGGGATCTCGCCAGCGACGCGCCTGCCGTCCAATCCTGGCGCGAGGAGCCGCCCGGACTGGCGTTATAGACATTGTGTCATTGCAAAGCGCCGTGTGATTCTGCAAACTCTGCGTGTTTTTGATCAACTGAGAGGCGAATGGCCAAAGAAGAAGCAATTCAGATGGAAGGCAAGGTTGTTGAAACCCTGCCCAACACTACGTTCCGGGTGGAGCTGGAGAACGGTCATGTTGTGACCGCCCATATTTCCGGCAAGATGCGCAAGCATTACATCCGCATTCTGACCGGTGACAAGGTCACCGTTGAGCTCACCCCTTACGACCTCAGCAAAGGCCGCATCGTCTACCGCGGCCGCTAATCACACGATTGTCGATCGCGGCAGGATGCCGCTCCCACAAGCCCGCCCTACACAGCCTCGGGTTCCGGCAGCCCACGGGTTTTCAGCGTCAGCTCATCGTCTTCAACTGAAATGTGGACATGACCACCGTTTGTCAGCTTGCCGAACAGCAGCTCTTCGGCCAGCGGTCGCTTGATGTATTCCTGAATGACACGCGCCATCGGCCGTGCACCCATCTTCGGATCGTAACCACGAGTCGCAAGCCACTCACGCGCTTCGTCGTCCAGTTCGACACTGACGTTCTTGTCGACCAGCTGGCTTTCGAGCTCGACAATGAGCTTGTCGACGACGCGGGCAACAGTCGGAGGATCAAGTGCATCGAACTGGATTGTGGCGTCGAGCCGGTTGCGGAACTCCGGCGTAAACATGCGGCGTATCGCCTCCATGCCGTCCGACGTATGGTCCTGCGTGGCGAATCCGATAGAACGGCGACTCAGCTCTTCCGCACCCGCGTTTGTCGTCATCACGACAATCACGTTACGGAAGCTGGCCTTGCGCCCGTTATTATCAGTCAGGGTGCCGTGGTCCATAACCTGCAGCAGCAGGTTGAATACTTCCGGGTGAGCTTTCTCGATTTCGTCAAGTAGTAGCACCGCATGCGGGTTACGTGAAATAGCCTCGGTCAGCAGACCGCCCTGATCGTAACCGACGTAACCTGGCGGCGCGCCAATCAGCCGCGAGACGGTGTGCCGCTCCATGTACTCCGACATGTCAAAACGCACCAGCTCGATACCCAGCACGTGCGCCAGCTGACGGGTTACCTCCGTCTTGCCAACACCGGTGGGGCCCGCAAACAGGAACGCGCCGACCGGCTTCTGTTCTTCGCGCAGCCCCGAGCGTGCCATCTTGATGGCGGCGCCGAGCGCCTCGATCGCGCGATCCTGACCGTAGATCACCAGCTTCAGGTCGCGCTCCAGGTTTTTCAGTACGTCCCGATCCGAAGCCGATACGCTCCGCGGCGGAATACGCGCCATCTTCGCGACGATAGACTCGATATCGTCTGCAGAGACAGATGCCGCACGATCGTCGGGCGGCTGCAGGCGCAGGTTCGCACCGGCTTCGTCAATTACGTCAATTGCCTTGTCTGGCAGGTGGCGATCATTGATATGGCGGGCTGACAGCTCGGCCGCCGCGACCAGCGCGTCGTCATCGTACTTGACGCCGTGATGCGCCTCGAAACGGGAACGAAGGCCCTTGAGTATGTCGATAGTCTCGGCAATAGTCGGCTCCGGCACATCGATCTTCTGGAAACGGCGTGCCAGCGCGCGGTCTTTTTCGAAAATACCGCGATACTCGGTGTAGGTGGTTGAGCCAATGCAGCGCAGCTCACCGCTGGCCAGCACCGGCTTGATCAGGTTCGATGCGTCCATGACACCGCCGGACGCCGCACCGGCACCAATGACGGTATGGATCTCGTCAATGAACAGGATGGCCCCCGGGCGCTTGCGCAACTCCGCAATTACGCCTTTCAAGCGCTTCTCGAAGTCGCCGCGGTATTTGGTACCGGCAATCAATGCGCCCATATCCAGCGCATAGATCACACTGTCATTGAGCACGCTGGGCACCTTGCGCTCGTGGATGAGCCGGGCAAGGCCCTCTGCCAGTGCTGTCTTGCCCACGCCGGCCTCACCGACGTAAAGCGGGTTGTTCTTGCGCCGGCGACACAGGATTTCGACGGTACGCTCGATTTCCATCTCACGACCAATCAGCGGATCGATCTTGCCCTCTTCAGCCAGGCTATTGAGGTTGGTGGCGTACTGCTCGAGCGGATTGGCAGCGCCGGGGTCGACTTCTTTTTCAACTTCGGTTGCCTCCGCCTGGCCGGCAGTACTGCCCGGAGACTCGCCGCCCACTTTGGACAACCCATGCGAGATGTAGTTGACAACATCGAGCCGGACGATGTCCTGCATATTGAGCAGGTATGCGGCATGCGACTGCTTCTCGCCAAAGATCGCCACCAGCACATTGGTTGCGGTGACTTCTTTTTTGCCGCTCGACTGCACATGAAAAACGGCCCGCTGCAGCACCCGCTGGAACCCCAGCGTCGGTTGCACGTCCTGATCATCGCCATCGGGCAACCGTGGTGTGGTCTCATCGATAAAATCGGACAGGTCCTTGCGCAACCGGTCGATGTCGGCGCCACAGGCTCGCAGCACTTCGCCCACCTGCGGCACCTCGATCAGTGCCAGCAACAGGTGCTCGACCGTCATAAATTCGTGGCGCTTTTCACGTGCACTTTGAAAAGCTTCGTTCAGACAAAATTCCAGTTCACTGCTGAGCATTGTTTTAACCGTCAGTTGGTCAGCTTTCTTCCATTGTGCACAGCAAAGGGTGCTGGTGCTGGCGTGAGTAGCTGTTTACCTGGGATACCTTGGTCTCCGCTATTTCGTATGTAAAAACTCCACAAACGCCTTTTCCGCGCGTGTGAACCTCAAGCATGACCCTGGTGGCCTTGGTCCGGTCCATGCCGAAGATATTCTGTAAAACGTCGACGACAAATTCCATAGGAGTATAGTCATCGTTCAGCAGCACAACTTTGTACATCGGCGGCCGTTTCAGTCGCGGTCGCGCCTCTTCTACGATCAGTCCGTAATCGGATTTTTCGTGCTGATCAGTCACGGTACGCGGTGATCTGACTCGGGATCCACAAGGCTCATGTTCTTTTGACAACCGATATCGGTTTTTTCGCCCGGGCGGATGCGCCGCATGAACATCGGATGCAACTGATTCGATGTCCCCGACCTATAGGTATAAAGGTAATCGCATCCGGAAACAAGTCTTGTTCGACGCATCAAGTCATGGTACCCGTTGTGACGTTCATTATGGCATCTAATGTTATGCCAAATAAGCGCTTAGGTCACGAACAGTCGTCCCTGCCGGGCACTCCGGACTACTTGGTCTGGTGAGTAAACACGCCGTCCCAATCGTCGCCCGGCGGATTGTTGCGATAGTAGGCAATCCGGTCCAGGTAAGTCTGGAAAATATCGCGCCCCGGGTGTGACTGGTGCAGGTTGAACAGCGCCTGCTCGGCGGTATCCCATTCGCCCGCCCGATACATCTTCAGCGCGCGAGCGTGTTGTTTGAGCATGGTCTTGTGCTTGCCGGACAGCTCGCTTAACGGCCCAAGTGGTTCGTAGATGGCTACCGGACGGTCCTTGCCCTTGACCCGTACCAGGTCGATTTCGAGAAATGCATGATCCGGGACCGCTTTTACGGTCGCCTGGCCGACGGCGATACCAATGCCGTATTTTTTCGTCAGCCCCTCGATGCGTGAACCGAGGTTCACGGCATCCCCCATCACCGTGTACGCCATGCGAAATGCCGAGCCCATATTGCCGACGCGCATGATGCCGGAGTTAAGGCCAATACCAATCTTTATCCTGGGCCACCCGCGACTACTGAATTCCTCATTAAGCTGATCGATATCGACCTGCATCTGCAATGCCGCTTCGAGGGCGTGACGCGAATGGTCGGGATCTTCGAGGGGCGCACCCCAGAACGCCATGATGGCGTCGCCCATGTATTTGTCGATGGTGCCGCGATGACTGTGAATCAC
Encoded proteins:
- the clpS gene encoding ATP-dependent Clp protease adapter ClpS; translated protein: MTDQHEKSDYGLIVEEARPRLKRPPMYKVVLLNDDYTPMEFVVDVLQNIFGMDRTKATRVMLEVHTRGKGVCGVFTYEIAETKVSQVNSYSRQHQHPLLCTMEES
- the trxB gene encoding thioredoxin-disulfide reductase — translated: MSEVRHCRLLIVGSGPAGYTAAVYAARAALNPVLVTGLEMGGQLMTTTDVDNWPGDVSGLQGPELMERMRQHAERFETDVVNDHILEVDLSQRPFRLTGETAGYTCDALVIATGATARYLGLESEERYKGKGVSACATCDGFFFRDQPVAVVGGGNTAAEEALYLSNICSHVTLVHRRDELRAEKILQKHLFERAETGKLSFVWDHVVDEVLGDDNGVNGLRLTSTKDPAAKQDLDVTGVFIAIGHKPNTGLFEGQLEMAKGYIIVNAGRHGNATATSVPGVFAAGDVGDYVYRQAVTSAGSGCMAALDAEKFLDENS
- a CDS encoding leucyl/phenylalanyl-tRNA--protein transferase produces the protein MKLTWLAENSPANAFPDISQALQEPNGLLAAGGDLSTARLVAAYRRGIFPWYEDGQPILWWSPEPRAVLFPGNLHVSRSLRRTLRRENYTTSFDRDFAGVVAGCARDRPGQRGTWITPAMAEAYVELHRQGYAHSVEVWRDDKLAGGIYGVSLGRVFYGESMFSRHTDASKIALLGLVRRLQAWNFELIDCQIPSAHLMSLGAELIPRERFLAMNRDLASDAPAVQSWREEPPGLAL
- the clpA gene encoding ATP-dependent Clp protease ATP-binding subunit ClpA produces the protein MLSSELEFCLNEAFQSAREKRHEFMTVEHLLLALIEVPQVGEVLRACGADIDRLRKDLSDFIDETTPRLPDGDDQDVQPTLGFQRVLQRAVFHVQSSGKKEVTATNVLVAIFGEKQSHAAYLLNMQDIVRLDVVNYISHGLSKVGGESPGSTAGQAEATEVEKEVDPGAANPLEQYATNLNSLAEEGKIDPLIGREMEIERTVEILCRRRKNNPLYVGEAGVGKTALAEGLARLIHERKVPSVLNDSVIYALDMGALIAGTKYRGDFEKRLKGVIAELRKRPGAILFIDEIHTVIGAGAASGGVMDASNLIKPVLASGELRCIGSTTYTEYRGIFEKDRALARRFQKIDVPEPTIAETIDILKGLRSRFEAHHGVKYDDDALVAAAELSARHINDRHLPDKAIDVIDEAGANLRLQPPDDRAASVSADDIESIVAKMARIPPRSVSASDRDVLKNLERDLKLVIYGQDRAIEALGAAIKMARSGLREEQKPVGAFLFAGPTGVGKTEVTRQLAHVLGIELVRFDMSEYMERHTVSRLIGAPPGYVGYDQGGLLTEAISRNPHAVLLLDEIEKAHPEVFNLLLQVMDHGTLTDNNGRKASFRNVIVVMTTNAGAEELSRRSIGFATQDHTSDGMEAIRRMFTPEFRNRLDATIQFDALDPPTVARVVDKLIVELESQLVDKNVSVELDDEAREWLATRGYDPKMGARPMARVIQEYIKRPLAEELLFGKLTNGGHVHISVEDDELTLKTRGLPEPEAV
- a CDS encoding GNAT family N-acetyltransferase, whose protein sequence is MSAADAYRVEVAGDIASIDAVQWDRLLPDEQPFISHAFLSLLEQHNCVGSEAGWLPQHLVARDRDNSIVAAMPLYAKDHSWGEFVFDFAWAQAYSQAGLEYYPKLVSMAPFTPVSGARLLAAPGHEKAGTAMLRFARDLAKDSGASSIHVLYPLATELPALEDEAMMLREDVRFMWQNHGYRDFDDFLATFSASKRKKLRRERRRIKEQGIGVTTVPAASLSPGEWQAVYDLCSATFYRRGHAPYLSLEFFCELAGQLQEQMLVNLARINEQLVGAAILFRDNNTLYGRYWGGIEGLDCLHFETCYYRGIDYCIEHQLQNFDPGTQGEHKLRRGFAPTTTWSAHWIADPRFALAIANYLRQEREHVARYAAELQQHLPFRRDI
- the infA gene encoding translation initiation factor IF-1; translation: MAKEEAIQMEGKVVETLPNTTFRVELENGHVVTAHISGKMRKHYIRILTGDKVTVELTPYDLSKGRIVYRGR